From Apium graveolens cultivar Ventura unplaced genomic scaffold, ASM990537v1 ctg5282, whole genome shotgun sequence, a single genomic window includes:
- the LOC141702562 gene encoding uncharacterized protein LOC141702562, with protein MRKNNKGGADVSLSQRARSNSEYRSRESGRNWRDKSKVRYFNCGAYGHYAAECKKPRRDKDQKEEVNMVQMQDDEPALLMTEFEENNEKVMLLNKDKSWTRTLQGTNFGDGSVVHIKGKGSVILCCKNGGERILREVNYIPTLCNNIISLGQMSEEGNKVILNGEYLWVYDKENLLLMKVKRSMNRLYKIIIDSRKSSCLLSKCDEISWFWHSRLGHVNFKAMSLMSSNQMVRG; from the exons ATGCGGAAAAACAACAAGGGTGGAGCCGATGTGTCCTTGAGCCAGAGAGCCAGGAGTAACAGTGAATATCGAAGTAGAGAGTCCGGACGTAATTGGCGTGACAAGAGTAAAGTCCGGTATTTTAATTGTGGCGCATATGGTCATTATGCGGCTGAATGTAAGAAGCCTAGACGAGATAAGGATCAGAAGGAAGAAGTAAATATGGTGCAGATGCAGGATGATGAACCTGCTTTGCTAATGACAGAGtttgaagaaaataatgaaaaagtGATGCTGCTCAATAAAGATAAA AGTTGGACGAGAACATTACAGGGTACCAATTTTGGAGATGGTTCTGTCGTGCACATTAAGGGAAAGGGTTCAGTAATTCTATGCTGCAAAAATGGAGGGGAAAGAATTCTTCGTGAGGTAAACTACATTCCCACTCTTTGCAATAACATTATTAGTCTTGGGCAAATGTCGGAGGAAGGAAATAAGGTGATTCTCAATGGCGAGTATCTATGGGTTTATGACAAAGAAAATTTGTTATTAATGAAGGTCAAGAGATCGATGAATAGGTTGTATAAAATCATTATAGACAGTAGGAAATCAAGTTGTTTGCTATCAAAGTGTGATGAAATCTCGTGGTTTTGGCACTCTAGGCTTGGCCATGTAAATTTTAAAGCGATGTCGTTGATGTCCTCAAATCAGATGGTGCGGGGCTAG